Proteins encoded within one genomic window of Triticum aestivum cultivar Chinese Spring chromosome 2D, IWGSC CS RefSeq v2.1, whole genome shotgun sequence:
- the LOC123050317 gene encoding ent-kaur-16-ene synthase, chloroplastic, with the protein MASPRVAGASSAVPARRRQARSCLPAASSPFLANSFRPHHHRRNQPLGLASANSAQRAFTGAHSPEFFSRCHHRPPPPLYSLCVRSTQTMSHSCSAEGSLVGQNASLQNKEQEARIKKQLQNPELSPSPYDTAWVAMVPFRDYPRAPRFPQCVEWILQNQQDDGSWGIGEFNLSDNKSILLSTLACVIALKKWNVGPEHIKRGLHFVGKHFSFSMDEQIAAPIGFNITFPGMINLAIGMGLEFPVRQTDVDEILSVRQMELKRFSGDKSDGREAYMAYVAEGLGNLVDWNEVMKFQRKNGSLFNSPSTTAAALIYHYDEKALQYLIFLVSKFGSAVPTVFPTNISCQLSMVDSLEKIGISRHFAGEIKSILDMTYSLWLQGDEELLLDVATCAMAFRILRMNGYDVSSDELSHVAEASTFCNSLQGYLDDTKSLLELYKASRVSVSENELILDNIGCWSGGLLLKKLCSDGVHRELIFGEVEYALNFPFYATMERLDHRRNIEHFNVMGSQMLKTTYLPCHVYKDHLALAIEDFTFSQIIYQNELMHLESWLKENRLDQLQFARQKLTYCYLSASATIFPPELSDARITWAKISVLTSISDDFFDVDGSREELENLVALVEKWDEHQELQFYSERVKILFCATYTTVNQIGKMASAVQNRDVRKHLIELWIDALRSMMTEAEWARCKYLPTTNEYMKNANLSYVLGPIVLSSLYFVGQELLESVVKDQEYNELFRLMSTNGRLLNDIQTVEREDSQGKVNSVSLLVLQSGGSMSTEAAKKVIQGSIASCRRDLLRLVLREDSVVPRPCKELFWKMCKINELFYSQTDGYSSLTEMVGAVNAVIYEPLKLEISNPSSAVKAEK; encoded by the exons ATGGCGAGCCCGAGGGTAGCTGGGGCATCTTCCGCCGTCCCGGCACGCCGGCGGCAGGCACGCAGTTGCCTCCCTGCTGCGTCGTCGCCGTTCCTGGCAAACTCGTTTCGCCCACACCACCACCGAAGAAACCAGCCTCTTGGCCTTGCCTCCGCCAACTCCGCCCAGCGTGCTTTCACCGGAGCACACAGCCCGGAGTTCTTCTCTCGCTgtcatcatcgtcctcctcctcctctctactcATTGTGCGTGAGGAGCACTCAGACGATGAGCCATTCCTGTTCAG CCGAGGGGAGTTTGGTAGGACAAAATGCGAGCCTGCAAAATAAG GAGCAGGAGGCTAGAATAAAGAAGCAGCTCCAGAACCCTGAACTGTCACCATCTCCGTACGACACGGCATGGGTTGCTATGGTGCCCTTTCGGGATTATCCAAGGGCTCCACGCTTCCCTCAGTGTGTCGAATGGATATTGCAAAACCAACAGGATGATGGTTCTTGGGGTATTGGCGAATTCAACTTGTCAGACAACAAGTCTATTCTCTTATCCACATTGGCTTGTGTTATTGCACTCAAGAAATGGAATGTTGGCCCGGAGCACATCAAGAGAG GACTACATTTTGTTGGAAAACATTTCTCATTCTCTATGGATGAGCAGATTGCTGCTCCTATAGGCTTCAATATTACTTTTCCTGGTATGATTAACCTAGCCATTGGAATGGGTTTGGAATTTCCTGTTAGACAAACTGATGTTGATGAGATTCTTAGCGTCCGGCAGATGGAGTTGAAAAG ATTTTCTGGGGATAAATCCGATGGGAGAGAAGCATACATGGCTTATGTTGCTGAAGGGTTAGGAAacctggtggactggaatgaagttATGAAGTTCCAGAGGAAGAATGGATCGTTGTTTAACTCTCCTTCCACTACTGCTGCTGCATTAATCTACCATTATGATGAAAAAGCCCTCCAATACCTAATTTTTCTCGTTAGTAAATTTGGTAGCGCAG TGCCAACAGTGTTCCCAACAAATATATCTTGTCAGCTTTCAATGGTGGATTCACTTGAGAAGATTGGAATATCTCGTCATTTTGCTGGCGAGATAAAGAGCATCCTGGATATGACATACAG TTTATGGTTACAGGGAGATGAGGAACTCTTGCTGGACGTGGCAACATGCGCAATGGCGTTTCGTATTTTACGGATGAATGGATATGACGTTTCCTCAG ATGAGTTGTCCCATGTTGCTGAAGCCTCCACTTTCTGTAATTCACTTCAAGGATATCTAGATGATACAAAATCATTATTGGAACTATACAAGGCTTCAAGAGTTAGTGTATCAGAAAATGAACTGATCCTAGATAACATAGGCTGCTGGTCAGGCGGCCTGTTATTGAAAAAGTTGTGTTCTGATGGGGTTCATAGAGAGCTAATCTTTGGGGAG GTGGAGTATGCTCTTAATTTTCCCTTTTATGCCACAATGGAACGTCTAGACCACAGGAGGAACATTGAACATTTCAATGTTATGGGTTCTCAAATGCTTAAGACAACATACTT GCCATGTCATGTGTACAAAGACCATCTTGCTTTGGCTATTGAAGATTTCACCTTTTCTCAGATTATTTACCAGAATGAACTCATGCATCTTGAAAG TTGGCTGAAAGAGAACAGGCTGGATCAGCTACAATTTGCACGGCAGAAGCTGACATATTGCTATCTCTCTGCTTCTGCTACCATATTCCCCCCTGAACTATCTGATGCTCGGATTACATGGGCAAAAATTTCTGTACTCACAAGTATTTCTGATGACTTCTTCGATGTCGATGGATCAAGAGAAGAGTTAGAAAACCTTGTAGCCTTAGTTGAGAA GTGGGACGAGCACCAAGAACTTCAGTTTTACTCTGAGAGAGTAAAAATATTATTTTGTGCTACATATACTACAGTAAATCAGATTGGGAAAATGGCTTCTGCAGTACAAAACCGTGATGTTAGGAAACACCTGATAGAACTG TGGATAGATGCATTGAGGTCTATGATGACTGAAGCAGAATGGGCGAGGTGCAAATATTTGCCAACGACCAATGAGTACATGAAAAATGCAAATCTCTCCTACGTATTGGGGCCTATTGTGCTATCGTCATTGTACTTTGTCGGGCAAGAGCTTTTGGAGTCAGTTGTCAAAGATCAAGAGTACAATGAGTTATTCAGGTTAATGAGCACTAATGGCCGTCTCCTGAATGACATCCAAACCGTTGAG AGGGAGGATAGCCAGGGAAAAGTGAATAGTGTTTCGCTACTTGTTCTTCAAAGTGGTGGTTCTATGTCCACAGAAGCGGCTAAAAAGGTGATACAGGGGTCTATAGCCTCGTGTCGAAGAGATTTGCTAAGGTTGGTTCTTAGGGAAGATAGTGTTGTTCCTAGGCCGTGCAAGGAGCTGTTCTGGAAGATGTGCAAGATAAATGAATTGTTTTACTCTCAGACTGATGGGTATAGCTCGTTAACAGAAATGGTCGGCGCAGTGAACGCAGTTATCTATGAGCCTCTCAAACTCGAAATCAGCAATCCATCTTCAGCTGTTAAAGCAGAGAAATAA